The Pseudomonas azotoformans genome has a segment encoding these proteins:
- the infA gene encoding translation initiation factor IF-1 gives MSKEDSFEMEGTVVDTLPNTMFRVELENGHVVTAHISGKMRKNYIRILTGDKVRVELTPYDLSKGRITYRAR, from the coding sequence ATGTCGAAAGAAGACAGCTTCGAAATGGAAGGCACTGTCGTCGACACCCTGCCCAACACCATGTTTCGTGTGGAGTTGGAAAATGGGCACGTCGTAACCGCGCATATCTCCGGCAAGATGCGCAAGAACTACATTCGTATTCTTACCGGTGACAAAGTGCGCGTCGAGCTGACGCCCTATGACTTGAGCAAAGGGCGCATCACTTACCGCGCTCGCTAA
- a CDS encoding DNA translocase FtsK encodes MKKSAATPKAAVVPAWRQHLHYRLKEGALIAIGALCLFLMMALLTYGKDDPGWSHNSKIEDVQNFGGPAGSYSADILFMVLGYFAYIFPLLLAIKTWQIFRQRHEPWQWSGWLFSWRLIGLVFLVLSGAALAHIHFHAPTGLPAGAGGALGESLGDLARRTLNIQGSTLMFIALFLFGLTVFTDLSWFKVMDVTGKITLDLLELFQGAANRWWAARVERKRMVAQLREVDTRVNEVVAPTTPDRREQAKVKERLIEREQALSKHMSDREKQVPPVIAPAPPKAPEPSHRVQKEKQAPLFVDSAVEGTLPPISILDPAEKKQLNYSPESLAAVGHLLEIKLKEFGVEVSVDSIHPGPVITRYEIQPAAGVKVSRISNLAKDLARSLAVTSVRVVEVIPGKTTVGIEIPNEDRQIVRFSEVLSTPEYDNFKSPVTLALGHDIGGKPVITDLAKMPHLLVAGTTGSGKSVGVNAMILSILFKSGPEDAKLIMIDPKMLELSIYEGIPHLLCPVVTDMKDAANALRWSVAEMERRYKLMAKMGVRNLSGFNAKIKEAQERGETIDDPLYKRESIHDEAPKLTKLPTIVVVVDEFADMMMIVGKKVEELIARIAQKARAAGIHLILATQRPSVDVITGLIKANIPTRMAFQVSSKIDSRTIIDQGGAEQLLGHGDMLYMPPGTSLPIRVHGAFVSDDEVHRVVEAWKLRGAPEYNDDILNGVEEAGSGFENGGGGGDDDAETDALYDEAVAFVLESRRASISAVQRKLKIGYNRAARMIEAMEMAGVVTAMNTNGSREVIAPGQMRD; translated from the coding sequence TTGAAGAAATCCGCCGCAACACCTAAAGCAGCAGTCGTGCCGGCCTGGCGCCAGCACCTGCATTATCGCCTCAAGGAAGGTGCGCTGATCGCGATCGGCGCGCTGTGCCTGTTCCTGATGATGGCCTTGCTCACGTACGGCAAGGACGACCCGGGCTGGAGCCACAACAGCAAGATCGAAGACGTGCAGAACTTCGGTGGGCCTGCCGGTTCCTACAGTGCCGATATCCTGTTCATGGTGCTGGGTTACTTTGCTTATATCTTCCCGTTGCTGCTGGCGATCAAGACCTGGCAGATCTTTCGCCAGCGTCATGAACCGTGGCAGTGGAGTGGCTGGCTGTTCTCCTGGCGGCTGATCGGCCTGGTATTCCTCGTACTATCCGGCGCAGCCCTGGCCCATATCCATTTCCATGCCCCCACCGGCCTACCGGCGGGCGCGGGCGGGGCGCTGGGCGAAAGCCTGGGCGACCTGGCGCGCAGGACCCTGAACATCCAGGGCAGCACCCTGATGTTCATCGCCTTGTTCCTGTTCGGTCTCACCGTGTTCACCGACCTGTCGTGGTTCAAGGTGATGGACGTGACCGGCAAGATCACTCTTGACCTACTGGAACTGTTCCAGGGCGCCGCCAACCGCTGGTGGGCGGCCCGTGTCGAGCGCAAGCGCATGGTTGCCCAACTGCGTGAGGTGGACACCCGCGTCAACGAAGTGGTGGCCCCGACCACGCCGGACCGGCGCGAACAGGCCAAGGTCAAGGAGCGCCTCATAGAGCGCGAGCAGGCCCTGAGCAAACACATGTCGGATCGCGAGAAGCAGGTGCCGCCGGTGATCGCCCCGGCACCGCCCAAGGCTCCTGAGCCCAGCCATCGTGTACAGAAAGAGAAACAGGCGCCGCTGTTCGTCGACAGTGCCGTCGAAGGCACCTTGCCGCCGATCTCGATCCTCGACCCGGCCGAAAAGAAACAACTCAACTATTCCCCGGAATCCCTGGCGGCCGTCGGCCACCTGCTGGAAATCAAGCTCAAGGAGTTCGGCGTCGAAGTGTCGGTGGACTCGATCCATCCCGGCCCGGTGATTACCCGTTACGAAATCCAGCCGGCCGCCGGCGTCAAGGTCAGCCGCATTTCCAACCTGGCGAAGGACTTGGCCCGCTCCCTGGCCGTGACCAGCGTGCGCGTGGTGGAAGTCATCCCCGGCAAGACCACCGTGGGTATCGAGATCCCCAACGAAGACCGCCAGATCGTGCGCTTCTCCGAGGTGCTGTCGACGCCGGAATACGACAACTTCAAGTCGCCAGTCACCCTGGCCCTGGGCCACGACATCGGCGGCAAGCCGGTGATCACCGACCTGGCGAAGATGCCTCACCTGCTGGTGGCCGGTACCACCGGTTCCGGTAAGTCGGTGGGTGTGAACGCGATGATCCTGTCGATCCTGTTCAAGTCCGGCCCGGAAGACGCCAAGCTGATCATGATCGACCCGAAGATGTTGGAACTGTCGATCTACGAAGGCATTCCGCATTTGCTGTGCCCGGTGGTCACCGACATGAAGGACGCCGCCAACGCCCTGCGCTGGAGCGTGGCCGAGATGGAGCGCCGCTACAAACTGATGGCGAAGATGGGCGTGCGTAACCTGTCGGGTTTCAACGCCAAGATCAAGGAAGCCCAAGAGCGTGGCGAGACCATTGATGACCCGCTGTACAAGCGCGAAAGCATTCACGACGAAGCGCCAAAGCTGACTAAGTTGCCGACCATCGTGGTGGTGGTCGACGAATTCGCCGACATGATGATGATCGTCGGCAAGAAGGTCGAAGAACTGATCGCCCGTATCGCCCAAAAGGCCCGTGCTGCCGGTATTCACTTGATCCTCGCCACCCAGCGTCCATCGGTGGACGTGATCACGGGGTTGATCAAGGCCAACATTCCGACGCGCATGGCGTTCCAGGTGTCGAGCAAGATCGACTCGCGGACCATCATCGACCAGGGCGGCGCCGAACAACTGCTCGGCCACGGTGACATGCTCTACATGCCGCCGGGCACCAGCCTGCCGATCCGGGTCCACGGCGCCTTCGTTTCCGATGATGAAGTGCACCGTGTCGTTGAAGCCTGGAAGCTGCGTGGCGCACCCGAGTACAACGACGACATCCTCAACGGCGTTGAAGAAGCCGGCAGCGGCTTTGAAAACGGCGGCGGCGGGGGTGACGACGATGCTGAAACCGACGCGCTGTACGACGAGGCCGTGGCCTTCGTGCTGGAAAGCCGTCGCGCGTCGATTTCCGCGGTGCAACGTAAACTGAAAATCGGCTATAACCGCGCCGCCCGCATGATCGAAGCCATGGAAATGGCCGGCGTCGTGACCGCAATGAACACCAACGGCTCGCGTGAAGTCATCGCCCCTGGGCAGATGCGCGACTGA
- the aat gene encoding leucyl/phenylalanyl-tRNA--protein transferase yields MLTWLQRDSLTFPPLAKAMREPNGLLAAGGDLSAERLVHAYRHGCFPWFSEGQPILWWSPDPRTVIFPDELHVSRSLGKLLRQQRYTVTFDQDFAAVIQACAAPRAYADGTWITESIQSAYLELHQRGYAHSVEVWDDGKLVGGLYGLAMGQLFFGESMFSRADNASKFGFATLTRQLQEWGFVLIDCQMPNDHLHSLGARAISRSDFAGFLRDHLDQPSAGPWVS; encoded by the coding sequence ATGCTGACCTGGTTACAACGCGACTCACTGACATTCCCTCCCCTGGCCAAGGCCATGCGCGAACCCAATGGCCTGCTGGCTGCCGGCGGCGACCTTTCGGCGGAACGCCTGGTACACGCCTATCGCCATGGCTGCTTTCCGTGGTTTTCGGAGGGCCAGCCGATCCTCTGGTGGTCGCCCGACCCGCGCACCGTCATATTCCCCGACGAACTGCATGTCTCCCGCAGCCTGGGCAAGCTGTTGCGCCAACAGCGCTACACCGTGACCTTCGATCAGGACTTTGCCGCCGTCATCCAGGCCTGCGCAGCACCGCGCGCCTATGCCGACGGCACCTGGATCACCGAAAGCATCCAGAGCGCTTACCTGGAGTTGCACCAGCGCGGCTACGCGCATTCGGTCGAGGTGTGGGACGACGGCAAACTGGTGGGTGGCTTGTATGGCTTGGCGATGGGCCAGCTGTTTTTTGGTGAGTCCATGTTCAGCCGCGCCGACAACGCCTCGAAGTTCGGCTTTGCCACGCTGACCCGCCAGCTACAGGAATGGGGTTTTGTATTGATCGACTGCCAGATGCCCAACGATCACCTCCACAGCCTGGGTGCCCGCGCCATATCCCGCAGCGACTTCGCAGGTTTCCTGCGCGACCATCTGGATCAGCCCAGCGCTGGACCGTGGGTTTCCTAG
- a CDS encoding arginyltransferase, which yields MTELARLKFYATQPHSCSYLPDEQATTLFLDPSQPMDVHVYADLSEMGFRRSGDHLYRPHCQNCNACVPARIPVAQFLPDRNQKRILKRNADLTVMPAKPRFTEEYFDLYQRYIEERHADGDMFPPSRDQFSTFLVRDLPFSRFYEFRADGRLVAVAVTDLLPNGLSAVYTFYEPAEERRSLGRFAILWQIGEALRLELEAVYLGYWIKNCKKMNYKTQYRPIELLINQRWVVLN from the coding sequence ATGACCGAGTTGGCGCGTTTGAAGTTTTATGCCACTCAACCCCACTCTTGCAGCTATCTGCCCGACGAGCAGGCCACCACACTGTTCCTCGACCCCAGCCAGCCTATGGACGTGCATGTGTATGCCGACCTGTCGGAGATGGGCTTTCGGCGCAGTGGCGATCATCTGTACCGGCCTCATTGCCAGAACTGTAATGCCTGCGTCCCGGCACGTATTCCCGTGGCGCAGTTTCTGCCGGACCGTAACCAGAAACGCATCCTCAAGCGCAATGCTGACCTCACGGTGATGCCGGCCAAGCCACGCTTCACCGAAGAGTATTTCGACCTTTACCAGCGCTACATCGAAGAGCGCCACGCCGACGGCGATATGTTTCCGCCCAGTCGCGACCAATTCTCCACGTTCTTGGTACGCGACCTGCCCTTTTCACGCTTCTATGAATTTCGCGCCGACGGCCGGTTGGTGGCGGTGGCCGTGACCGATTTGCTGCCAAACGGCCTGTCGGCGGTCTACACCTTCTACGAGCCCGCCGAAGAGCGTCGCAGCCTGGGGCGCTTCGCAATCCTCTGGCAAATCGGCGAAGCACTGCGCCTGGAACTGGAGGCGGTGTACCTCGGCTACTGGATCAAGAACTGCAAAAAGATGAACTACAAGACCCAATATCGGCCCATAGAACTGCTGATTAATCAAAGATGGGTCGTGCTTAACTAG